Proteins from a genomic interval of Thamnophis elegans isolate rThaEle1 chromosome 2, rThaEle1.pri, whole genome shotgun sequence:
- the ANXA6 gene encoding annexin A6 isoform X3: MSNKGKARRYRGSVNDFPNFDANQDAEALYNAMKGFGSDKEAILDLIASRSNKQRNEICQVYKALYGKDLIADLKYELTGKFERLIVGLMRPLEYFDAKEIKDALKGIGTDEKSLIEILASRTNQQIHALVEAYKDAYERDLEEDVIADTSGHFKKMLIVLLQGNREEDDVVSEDLVEQDANDLLEAGEQKWGTDEAQFVYILGNRSKQHLRLVFNEYQKISGKSIEMSIRAELSGDFEKLMLAVVKNIRSTAEYFAERLFKAMKGFGTRDNTLIRIMVSRSEIDMLDIREIFRTKYEKSLHHMIESDTSGDYKKALLKLCGGDDDAAGEFFPEAAQVAYQMWELSAVAKVEVKGTIFPAANFNADADAKVLRKAMKGLGTDEDAIIEVVTQRSNDQRQDIIKAYKSHYGRDLMADLKSEISGPLAKVILGLMMPPAFYDAKQLKKAMEGAGTDESALIEILATRTNQEIQAINEAYKEAYHKSLEDALSSDTSGHFKRILVSLALGNRSEGGEDFAKAHADAQKLSDVSGDDSTSLETRFLSILCTQSYPQLRRVFQEFVKMTNHDVAHAINKRMSGDVRDAFLAIVRSVKNKQAFFADKLYKSMKGAGTDDQTLIRIIVSRSETDLLNIRREFWELYDKSLHHMIEKDTSGDYRKALLAVCGGED; the protein is encoded by the exons ATGTCAAACAAAGGAAAG GCTAGAAGATATAGGGGTTCAGTGAACGATTTCCCAAACTTTGATGCCAACCAGGATGCAGAGGCACTATACAATGCTATGAAGGGATTTG gcAGTGATAAAGAAGCTATACTAGATCTCATAGCATCCAGGAGCAATAAACAAAGAAATGAGATCTGCCAAGTATATAAGGCTCTCTATGGAAAG gACCTGATTGCAGACTTGAAGTATGAATTGACTGGAAAATTTGAACGACTGATCGTGGGTCTAATGAGGCCCTTGGAGTACTTTGATGCCAAGGAAATCAAAGATGCTCTAAAG GGCATTGGGACTGATGAGAAGAGCCTGATTGAGATTCTGGCATCACGGACCAATCAACAGATTCATGCTCTGGTGGAGGCTTACAAAGATG CATATGAAAGGGATTTGGAGGAAGATGTCATAGCAGATACCTCAGGACACTTCAAGAAGATGCTCATTGTACTGCTTCAG GGAAACAGAGAAGAAGATGATGTTGTGAGTGAAGACTTAGTAGAACAAGATGCCAAC GACTTGTTAGAAGCTGGAGAGCAGAAATGGGGCACAGATGAGGCCCAGTTTGTCTACATTCTTGGAAACCGAAGCAAACAACACCTTCGGCTAG TCTTTAATGAGTATCAGAAGATTTCGGGAAAATCCATTGAGATGAGCATCCGAGCAGAACTATCTGGGGACTTTGAAAAATTGATGTTGGCTGTAG TGAAAAATATCAGGAGTACGGCTGAATATTTTGCTGAAAGATTGTTCAAAGCAATGAAG GGTTTTGGGACAAGGGATAACACGCTGATTCGCATCATGGTGTCACGAAGTGAGATTGATATGCTGGATATTCGGGAAATATTCCGGACTAAGTATGAAAAATCTTTGCATCATATGATTGAG AGTGACACATCAGGTGATTACAAAAAAGCACTACTGAAACTGTGCGGGGGAGATGATGA TGCTGCAGGTGAGTTCTTCCCTGAAGCTGCGCAGGTGGCCTATCAGATGTGGGAACTTAGTGCAGTGGCCAAAGTGGAG GTGAAAGGAACCATTTTTCCAGCTGCAAATTTTAATGCTGATGCTGATGCAAAAGTGCTCAGGAAAGCCATGAAGGGGCTTG GGACAGATGAAGATGCCATCATTGAGGTTGTCACACAGAGGAGTAATGACCAGAGGCAAGATATCATAAAAGCATACAAGTCTCATTATGGCCGG GACCTTATGGCAGACCTGAAATCTGAAATATCTGGACCTTTGGCGAAGGTTATTCTTGGACTGATGATGCCACCAGCCTTCTATGATGCAAAGCAACTGAAGAAAGCCATGGAG GGGGCTGGAACTGATGAGAGTGCTCTCATTGAAATTTTGGCCACACGGACTAACCAAGAGATTCAAGCAATTAATGAAGCCTATAAAGAAG CTTATCATAAATCTTTGGAGGATGCACTGAGTTCTGACACTTCAGGACATTTCAAAAGGATCCTAGTCTCCCTGGCACTG GGTAACCGCAGTGAAGGAGGAGAAGATTTTGCAAAAGCTCATGCCGATGCTCAG AAATTGTCTGATGTTTCCGGTGATGATTCGACATCCCTTGAGACCCGCTTCCTGAGCATCTTGTGCACCCAGAGCTATCCCCAACTCAGGAGAG TCTTCCAGGAATTTGTTAAGATGACAAATCATGATGTGGCCCATGCCATCAATAAACGGATGTCCGGAGATGTCCGGGATGCCTTTTTAGCTATTG TGCGGAGTGTTAAGAACAAGCAAGCTTTCTTTGCTGACAAGCTATACAAGTCCATGAAG GGTGCTGGCACAGATGACCAAACTCTCATCAGGATCATAGTTTCAAGGAGTGAAACTGATCTGCTCAACATCCGGCGTGAATTTTGGGAGCTGTATGACAAGTCTCTACATCACATGATTGAG AAGGATACTTCAGGGGATTACCGCAAAGCACTGCTAGCTGTTTGTGGAGGAGAAGATTAA
- the ANXA6 gene encoding annexin A6 isoform X2 — protein sequence MSNKGKARRYRGSVNDFPNFDANQDAEALYNAMKGFGSDKEAILDLIASRSNKQRNEICQVYKALYGKDLIADLKYELTGKFERLIVGLMRPLEYFDAKEIKDALKGIGTDEKSLIEILASRTNQQIHALVEAYKDAYERDLEEDVIADTSGHFKKMLIVLLQGNREEDDVVSEDLVEQDANDLLEAGEQKWGTDEAQFVYILGNRSKQHLRLVFNEYQKISGKSIEMSIRAELSGDFEKLMLAVVKNIRSTAEYFAERLFKAMKGFGTRDNTLIRIMVSRSEIDMLDIREIFRTKYEKSLHHMIESDTSGDYKKALLKLCGGDDDAAGEFFPEAAQVAYQMWELSAVAKVEVKGTIFPAANFNADADAKVLRKAMKGLGTDEDAIIEVVTQRSNDQRQDIIKAYKSHYGRDLMADLKSEISGPLAKVILGLMMPPAFYDAKQLKKAMEGAGTDESALIEILATRTNQEIQAINEAYKEAYHKSLEDALSSDTSGHFKRILVSLALGNRSEGGEDFAKAHADAQVVAETLKLSDVSGDDSTSLETRFLSILCTQSYPQLRRVFQEFVKMTNHDVAHAINKRMSGDVRDAFLAIVRSVKNKQAFFADKLYKSMKGAGTDDQTLIRIIVSRSETDLLNIRREFWELYDKSLHHMIEDTSGDYRKALLAVCGGED from the exons ATGTCAAACAAAGGAAAG GCTAGAAGATATAGGGGTTCAGTGAACGATTTCCCAAACTTTGATGCCAACCAGGATGCAGAGGCACTATACAATGCTATGAAGGGATTTG gcAGTGATAAAGAAGCTATACTAGATCTCATAGCATCCAGGAGCAATAAACAAAGAAATGAGATCTGCCAAGTATATAAGGCTCTCTATGGAAAG gACCTGATTGCAGACTTGAAGTATGAATTGACTGGAAAATTTGAACGACTGATCGTGGGTCTAATGAGGCCCTTGGAGTACTTTGATGCCAAGGAAATCAAAGATGCTCTAAAG GGCATTGGGACTGATGAGAAGAGCCTGATTGAGATTCTGGCATCACGGACCAATCAACAGATTCATGCTCTGGTGGAGGCTTACAAAGATG CATATGAAAGGGATTTGGAGGAAGATGTCATAGCAGATACCTCAGGACACTTCAAGAAGATGCTCATTGTACTGCTTCAG GGAAACAGAGAAGAAGATGATGTTGTGAGTGAAGACTTAGTAGAACAAGATGCCAAC GACTTGTTAGAAGCTGGAGAGCAGAAATGGGGCACAGATGAGGCCCAGTTTGTCTACATTCTTGGAAACCGAAGCAAACAACACCTTCGGCTAG TCTTTAATGAGTATCAGAAGATTTCGGGAAAATCCATTGAGATGAGCATCCGAGCAGAACTATCTGGGGACTTTGAAAAATTGATGTTGGCTGTAG TGAAAAATATCAGGAGTACGGCTGAATATTTTGCTGAAAGATTGTTCAAAGCAATGAAG GGTTTTGGGACAAGGGATAACACGCTGATTCGCATCATGGTGTCACGAAGTGAGATTGATATGCTGGATATTCGGGAAATATTCCGGACTAAGTATGAAAAATCTTTGCATCATATGATTGAG AGTGACACATCAGGTGATTACAAAAAAGCACTACTGAAACTGTGCGGGGGAGATGATGA TGCTGCAGGTGAGTTCTTCCCTGAAGCTGCGCAGGTGGCCTATCAGATGTGGGAACTTAGTGCAGTGGCCAAAGTGGAG GTGAAAGGAACCATTTTTCCAGCTGCAAATTTTAATGCTGATGCTGATGCAAAAGTGCTCAGGAAAGCCATGAAGGGGCTTG GGACAGATGAAGATGCCATCATTGAGGTTGTCACACAGAGGAGTAATGACCAGAGGCAAGATATCATAAAAGCATACAAGTCTCATTATGGCCGG GACCTTATGGCAGACCTGAAATCTGAAATATCTGGACCTTTGGCGAAGGTTATTCTTGGACTGATGATGCCACCAGCCTTCTATGATGCAAAGCAACTGAAGAAAGCCATGGAG GGGGCTGGAACTGATGAGAGTGCTCTCATTGAAATTTTGGCCACACGGACTAACCAAGAGATTCAAGCAATTAATGAAGCCTATAAAGAAG CTTATCATAAATCTTTGGAGGATGCACTGAGTTCTGACACTTCAGGACATTTCAAAAGGATCCTAGTCTCCCTGGCACTG GGTAACCGCAGTGAAGGAGGAGAAGATTTTGCAAAAGCTCATGCCGATGCTCAG GTGGTTGCTGAAACCCTG AAATTGTCTGATGTTTCCGGTGATGATTCGACATCCCTTGAGACCCGCTTCCTGAGCATCTTGTGCACCCAGAGCTATCCCCAACTCAGGAGAG TCTTCCAGGAATTTGTTAAGATGACAAATCATGATGTGGCCCATGCCATCAATAAACGGATGTCCGGAGATGTCCGGGATGCCTTTTTAGCTATTG TGCGGAGTGTTAAGAACAAGCAAGCTTTCTTTGCTGACAAGCTATACAAGTCCATGAAG GGTGCTGGCACAGATGACCAAACTCTCATCAGGATCATAGTTTCAAGGAGTGAAACTGATCTGCTCAACATCCGGCGTGAATTTTGGGAGCTGTATGACAAGTCTCTACATCACATGATTGAG GATACTTCAGGGGATTACCGCAAAGCACTGCTAGCTGTTTGTGGAGGAGAAGATTAA
- the ANXA6 gene encoding annexin A6 isoform X1: MSNKGKARRYRGSVNDFPNFDANQDAEALYNAMKGFGSDKEAILDLIASRSNKQRNEICQVYKALYGKDLIADLKYELTGKFERLIVGLMRPLEYFDAKEIKDALKGIGTDEKSLIEILASRTNQQIHALVEAYKDAYERDLEEDVIADTSGHFKKMLIVLLQGNREEDDVVSEDLVEQDANDLLEAGEQKWGTDEAQFVYILGNRSKQHLRLVFNEYQKISGKSIEMSIRAELSGDFEKLMLAVVKNIRSTAEYFAERLFKAMKGFGTRDNTLIRIMVSRSEIDMLDIREIFRTKYEKSLHHMIESDTSGDYKKALLKLCGGDDDAAGEFFPEAAQVAYQMWELSAVAKVEVKGTIFPAANFNADADAKVLRKAMKGLGTDEDAIIEVVTQRSNDQRQDIIKAYKSHYGRDLMADLKSEISGPLAKVILGLMMPPAFYDAKQLKKAMEGAGTDESALIEILATRTNQEIQAINEAYKEAYHKSLEDALSSDTSGHFKRILVSLALGNRSEGGEDFAKAHADAQVVAETLKLSDVSGDDSTSLETRFLSILCTQSYPQLRRVFQEFVKMTNHDVAHAINKRMSGDVRDAFLAIVRSVKNKQAFFADKLYKSMKGAGTDDQTLIRIIVSRSETDLLNIRREFWELYDKSLHHMIEKDTSGDYRKALLAVCGGED; this comes from the exons ATGTCAAACAAAGGAAAG GCTAGAAGATATAGGGGTTCAGTGAACGATTTCCCAAACTTTGATGCCAACCAGGATGCAGAGGCACTATACAATGCTATGAAGGGATTTG gcAGTGATAAAGAAGCTATACTAGATCTCATAGCATCCAGGAGCAATAAACAAAGAAATGAGATCTGCCAAGTATATAAGGCTCTCTATGGAAAG gACCTGATTGCAGACTTGAAGTATGAATTGACTGGAAAATTTGAACGACTGATCGTGGGTCTAATGAGGCCCTTGGAGTACTTTGATGCCAAGGAAATCAAAGATGCTCTAAAG GGCATTGGGACTGATGAGAAGAGCCTGATTGAGATTCTGGCATCACGGACCAATCAACAGATTCATGCTCTGGTGGAGGCTTACAAAGATG CATATGAAAGGGATTTGGAGGAAGATGTCATAGCAGATACCTCAGGACACTTCAAGAAGATGCTCATTGTACTGCTTCAG GGAAACAGAGAAGAAGATGATGTTGTGAGTGAAGACTTAGTAGAACAAGATGCCAAC GACTTGTTAGAAGCTGGAGAGCAGAAATGGGGCACAGATGAGGCCCAGTTTGTCTACATTCTTGGAAACCGAAGCAAACAACACCTTCGGCTAG TCTTTAATGAGTATCAGAAGATTTCGGGAAAATCCATTGAGATGAGCATCCGAGCAGAACTATCTGGGGACTTTGAAAAATTGATGTTGGCTGTAG TGAAAAATATCAGGAGTACGGCTGAATATTTTGCTGAAAGATTGTTCAAAGCAATGAAG GGTTTTGGGACAAGGGATAACACGCTGATTCGCATCATGGTGTCACGAAGTGAGATTGATATGCTGGATATTCGGGAAATATTCCGGACTAAGTATGAAAAATCTTTGCATCATATGATTGAG AGTGACACATCAGGTGATTACAAAAAAGCACTACTGAAACTGTGCGGGGGAGATGATGA TGCTGCAGGTGAGTTCTTCCCTGAAGCTGCGCAGGTGGCCTATCAGATGTGGGAACTTAGTGCAGTGGCCAAAGTGGAG GTGAAAGGAACCATTTTTCCAGCTGCAAATTTTAATGCTGATGCTGATGCAAAAGTGCTCAGGAAAGCCATGAAGGGGCTTG GGACAGATGAAGATGCCATCATTGAGGTTGTCACACAGAGGAGTAATGACCAGAGGCAAGATATCATAAAAGCATACAAGTCTCATTATGGCCGG GACCTTATGGCAGACCTGAAATCTGAAATATCTGGACCTTTGGCGAAGGTTATTCTTGGACTGATGATGCCACCAGCCTTCTATGATGCAAAGCAACTGAAGAAAGCCATGGAG GGGGCTGGAACTGATGAGAGTGCTCTCATTGAAATTTTGGCCACACGGACTAACCAAGAGATTCAAGCAATTAATGAAGCCTATAAAGAAG CTTATCATAAATCTTTGGAGGATGCACTGAGTTCTGACACTTCAGGACATTTCAAAAGGATCCTAGTCTCCCTGGCACTG GGTAACCGCAGTGAAGGAGGAGAAGATTTTGCAAAAGCTCATGCCGATGCTCAG GTGGTTGCTGAAACCCTG AAATTGTCTGATGTTTCCGGTGATGATTCGACATCCCTTGAGACCCGCTTCCTGAGCATCTTGTGCACCCAGAGCTATCCCCAACTCAGGAGAG TCTTCCAGGAATTTGTTAAGATGACAAATCATGATGTGGCCCATGCCATCAATAAACGGATGTCCGGAGATGTCCGGGATGCCTTTTTAGCTATTG TGCGGAGTGTTAAGAACAAGCAAGCTTTCTTTGCTGACAAGCTATACAAGTCCATGAAG GGTGCTGGCACAGATGACCAAACTCTCATCAGGATCATAGTTTCAAGGAGTGAAACTGATCTGCTCAACATCCGGCGTGAATTTTGGGAGCTGTATGACAAGTCTCTACATCACATGATTGAG AAGGATACTTCAGGGGATTACCGCAAAGCACTGCTAGCTGTTTGTGGAGGAGAAGATTAA